The following proteins are encoded in a genomic region of Nicotiana sylvestris chromosome 4, ASM39365v2, whole genome shotgun sequence:
- the LOC104239765 gene encoding diphosphomevalonate decarboxylase 2-like has product MAEESQKWVLMVTAQTPTNIAVIKYWGKRDENLILAINDSISVTLDPAHLCTTTTVAVSPAFNQDRMWLNGKEISLSGGRYQNCLREIRARANDVEDEKRGIKIVKKDWENLHVHIASYNNFPTAAGLASSAAGFACLVYSLAKLMNVQEDNGKLSAIARQGSGSACRSLYGGFVKWVMGKEENGSDSVAVQLVDEKHWDELVIIIAVVSSRQKETSSTSGMLETVETSALIEHRAKEIVPKRIIQMEEAIQKRDFATFTHLTCADSNQFHAVCLDTSPPIFYMNDTSHRIISCVEKWNRSEGTPQVAYTFDAGPNAVLIARNRTSAALLLQRLLFHFPPNSETDLNSYVIGDKSILKDAGIQEIKDVEALPPPPEIKDKVPVQKCKGEISYFICTRPGRGPVLISDESQALLNPYTGLPK; this is encoded by the exons ATGGCGGAGGAATCCCAAAAATGGGTATTAATGGTAACGGCGCAGACACCTACTAACATAGCGGTGATAAAGTATTGGGGAAAAAGGGATGAAAATCTAATTCTTGCTATTAATGATAGTATTAGTGTAACCCTTGATCCTGCTCACCTTTGTACCACTACCACTGTTGCTGTTAGCCCTGCTTTTAATCAAGATCGCATGTGGCTTAATGGCAAG GAAATATCCCTCTCTGGTGGCAGATACCAAAACTGTCTTAGGGAAATTCGCGCTCGTGCTAATGATGTTGAAGATGAGAAGAGGGGTATCAAGATCGTGAAAAAGGATTGGGAGAACCTGCATGTGCATATTGCTTCTTATAATAATTTTCCTACTGCTGCGGGTTTGGCCTCCTCAGCTGCTGGCTTTGCCTGCCTAG TTTATTCCCTTGCAAAGTTAATGAATGTGCAAGAGGACAACGGGAAGCTTTCTGCCATAGCCAG GCAAGGTTCAGGAAGTGCTTGTCGAAGCTTATATGGAGGATTTGTTAAGTGGGTTATGGGAAAA GAGGAAAATGGAAGTGATAGCGTTGCTGTTCAACTTGTAGATGAGAAACACTGGGATGAGCTTGTCATCATCATAGCCGTG GTGAGCTCACGGCAGAAGGAAACAAGTAGCACCTCAGGAATGCTTGAGACTGTTGAAACCAGTGCGCTGATAGAACACAGGGCAAAG GAAATAGTGCCAAAGCGAATAATTCAGATGGAAGAAGCCATACAAAAACGTGATTTTGCAACTTTCACTCACTTGACTTGTGCAGACAGCAATCAATTTCATGCAGTCTGCCTGGATACTAGCCCTCCTATATTCTACATGAATGATACATCTCATAG GATAATCAGCTGTGTTGAGAAATGGAACCGTTCAGAAGGAACTCCACAG GTTGCATATACTTTTGATGCGGGGCCAAATGCAGTTCTAATTGCACGTAACAGAACATCTGCTGCACTTCTACTCCAGAGGCTGCTCTTCCACTTCCCTCCAAACTCAGAAACTGATCTAAACAG CTACGTCATAGGTGATAAATCAATACTGAAGGATGCTGGAATTCAGGAGATAAAGGATGTGGAAGCATTGCCTCCACCTCCAGAAATTAAGGACAAGGTTCCAGTTCAGAAATGTAAGGGCGAAATTAGCTACTTCATATGCACAAGACCTGGTAGAGGTCCAGTTTTGATAAGCGACGAAAGTCAAGCTCTTCTCAACCCTTATACCGGATTGCCCAAGTGA
- the LOC138889289 gene encoding uncharacterized protein: MDSNIINQSQLLHNKFKILQKIEEYEGMDIPTDIPLQPQNLSSSTHKSSSIQTKNKATVHMPRVQNVATTNKHAEHLHGKLLPNQEVADSYNIADNHTMHAINTQSPNDKSDTMQHTCIHLSSDIVQMDTPMDTSNQTDPIYSYTLNSTNHTQVESSTKDTQSFSQPLQHSFDNVKTNTSQQQNAKLTLASKQKITPGPTNSQSAQKLLSTSHDELEQPKQPHANSKPILCNSTTTSGPSTHLMDRTGTPRPSSILLNVDRRAGSHDDHSKSKLPSPSGARGDENGCGQLYEPYVDGKHSRSPSPSNSSCSLPHHAQPLELSTIFQSPTEHEPNVRTTIFSITGGNRDESSILPLDTSTSPTPSPCGPSDGTRSKSGSGSARGRRGGDPPTSGKKLLHGNLNNKRYSSYAIPGEGGQEIHTTLPSSTSKVLNRDNSTDQHCNSKVCSPSESHSEGQPIH; the protein is encoded by the coding sequence ATGGACTCTAACATTATTAATCAATCACAGCTACTCCATAATAAATTCAAAATTCTTCAGAAAATAGAGGAATATGAAGGAATGGACATCCCCACAGACATCCCTCTGCAACCACAAAACCTTTCCTCTTCCACACACAAAAGCTCTTCGATACAAACAAAGAACAAGGCCACAGTACACATGCCACGCGTACAAAACGTGGCTACCACCAATAAGCACGCTGAACACTTGCATGGCAAGTTGCTGCCAAATCAAGAAGTTGCTGACAGCTACAACATAGCCGATAATCACACCATGCATGCAATTAATACTCAATCTCCAAACGACAAGTCAGACACCATGCAACACACATGCATACACTTGTCATCAGACATTGTCCAAATGGACACACCTATGGACACCTCTAACCAAACAGATCCTATATACTCTTACACGCTTAATTCAACCAATCACACCCAAGTTGAATCTTCCACAAAAGATACACAATCATTTTCTCAACCTTTACAGCATTCCTTCGATAACGTAAAAACAAATACTTCACAACAACAAAATGCCAAACTTACTCTTGCCTCTAAACAAAAAATCACGCCTGGCCCTACTAACTCACAAAGTGCCCAGAAACTCCTTTCAACCTCCCATGATGAACTTGAACAACCCAAACAACCTCATGCAAATTCCAAACCTATTCTATGCAACTCAACCACAACATCCGGACCATCAACCCACCTCATGGATCGAACAGGGACTCCAAGGCCAAGCTCTATTCTTCTCAATGTTGATAGAAGGGCAGGAAGTCATGATGATCATTCAAAATCCAAACTTCCTAGCCCAAGTGGTGCCAGAGGGGATGAGAATGGATGTGGACAATTATATGAACCATATGTGGATGGCAAACATTCTCGATCCCCTAGCCCAAGCAATAGCTCCTGCTCTTTACCACACCATGCACAACCACTGGAACTTTCCACAATATTTCAATCCCCTACTGAACATGAACCAAATGTTCGAACTACCATTTTTTCCATCACAGGAGGTAACAGAGATGAATCCTCTATTCTTCCCTTGGACACCTCAACAAGCCCAACACCATCCCCATGTGGCCCCTCCGATGGAACAAGGAGCAAATCTGGATCAGGAAGTGCAAGAGGCAGAAGAGGTGGTGATCCCCCAACCTCCGGGAAGAAGCTCCTTCACGGAAATCTCAACAATAAGAGATATAGTTCTTATGCTATTCCCGGAGAGGGAGGACAAGAAATACATACTACGTTGCCCAGTAGCACTTCAAAGGTGCTCAATAGAGATAACTCCACCGATCAACACTGCAACAGCAAAGTATGTAGTCCTAGTGAATCCCACTCTGAGGGACAGCCCATCCATTAA